A region of Bombilactobacillus folatiphilus DNA encodes the following proteins:
- a CDS encoding SdrD B-like domain-containing protein has product MSDINGKKLYVTSAKTDADGKYAFKNLLPGTYTVAIAKSAIKGKMPTKNGAGLDSALLLNQEETVDGVDYCLTDTFKVAANGTLQKNLGLDSQYNYLRFDHLPNLNFGRINLIFPESKTLTNQSGDNQVVVDDQRSAHPEFNDYYVPYQILMGLSVFQDGQNAVGLQQAQLDLRERDSATPIQLQPGQDTILYQQPVDSYTSKTFNFDDSAGNSLIKMLVPVPSSLNTIKPTQYTATLKYTIKNAP; this is encoded by the coding sequence GTGTCGGATATTAATGGTAAGAAGTTATATGTCACGTCCGCAAAAACTGATGCCGACGGCAAATATGCATTTAAGAATTTGTTGCCGGGAACCTACACGGTGGCAATTGCCAAATCAGCGATTAAAGGTAAAATGCCGACAAAAAACGGTGCTGGCTTGGATTCGGCGCTGTTATTGAATCAAGAAGAAACCGTCGATGGTGTGGATTATTGTTTGACCGATACTTTTAAAGTAGCCGCCAATGGCACGCTCCAAAAAAATCTGGGTTTGGATAGCCAGTATAACTATTTGCGTTTTGACCATTTGCCGAATCTCAATTTTGGGCGAATCAATTTGATTTTTCCAGAAAGCAAAACGTTGACCAATCAAAGCGGTGATAACCAAGTCGTAGTCGACGATCAGCGCAGTGCGCATCCGGAATTCAATGATTATTATGTACCGTATCAAATTTTGATGGGGTTGAGTGTTTTTCAAGATGGGCAAAACGCTGTGGGTTTGCAACAAGCACAACTAGATTTACGAGAACGCGATTCTGCCACGCCAATCCAGTTGCAACCGGGCCAAGATACAATTTTGTATCAACAGCCGGTCGATAGTTATACCAGTAAAACTTTTAATTTTGATGATAGCGCCGGAAATTCCTTGATTAAAATGTTGGTGCCCGTGCCGTCTTCCTTGAATACGATTAAACCGACGCAATATACGGCCACGTTGAAATATACGATCAAAAATGCGCCGTAA
- a CDS encoding MFS transporter — protein MASRYTTMQIATLIATLIAGGLISLFQAHNTIYIVLIVISSLLMFSLIVNHSIPQGRIQPKKNHLFNALPQNKLLGISLFIIVLILGLTNALIDPILPAILRANGLPVGQTSFWTTFFSLLTVMGSLIFQQVPLHNSAAKFFLSNELIVGLLMVLVSWTGHSQIGLLLFSFAIMSIGIAGFFIFKEIMEYDMFPKNESFIYLGIEQSGFLVGDALGAPLGTTLFQHGGTQILLLLFGILSFICGLSYYLLYKKMQTKIVNS, from the coding sequence GTGGCGTCGCGCTACACCACGATGCAAATTGCTACCTTAATTGCCACTTTGATCGCTGGCGGACTGATTTCACTTTTTCAAGCTCATAATACAATTTACATCGTCTTAATCGTGATTTCTAGTTTATTGATGTTCAGTTTAATCGTCAATCATTCAATTCCGCAAGGTCGAATTCAGCCAAAAAAGAATCATTTATTTAATGCATTGCCCCAAAATAAACTGCTGGGCATTAGTTTATTTATTATTGTTCTTATTTTGGGCTTAACGAATGCGTTAATTGATCCCATTTTGCCTGCCATTTTGCGCGCCAATGGTTTGCCTGTTGGTCAAACCAGTTTTTGGACGACATTTTTTAGCCTCTTAACCGTCATGGGCTCACTCATTTTTCAACAGGTGCCTCTCCACAATTCTGCGGCTAAATTCTTTTTGAGCAACGAGTTAATTGTCGGGCTATTGATGGTTTTGGTCAGTTGGACTGGTCATTCTCAGATTGGGCTGTTATTATTCTCCTTTGCCATCATGTCCATTGGCATTGCTGGATTCTTTATTTTTAAGGAAATTATGGAATATGACATGTTTCCTAAAAATGAAAGCTTTATCTATCTGGGGATTGAGCAATCTGGTTTTTTAGTCGGCGATGCACTCGGAGCTCCGTTAGGAACCACGCTGTTTCAGCACGGTGGCACGCAAATTTTATTATTATTGTTCGGCATCTTATCCTTTATTTGTGGTTTATCCTACTATCTGCTTTATAAAAAAATGCAAACAAAGATTGTTAACAGCTAA
- a CDS encoding PTS sugar transporter subunit IIC — protein MKTFVNQKLVPNVMKFTNTKVIRALKDGMMFVLPFLIIGSLFLLLANLPVPVIAKWITHSGWSDVFNQIYQSSFSLMAIFAVVGIAYTYIKNEQITSAFSGSLASLGAFIMLLPSSVKAKSGEQIPNIISKTWTAGQGMICAIIIGLAGGFIYSFCVKKDWRIKLPEGVPPAVANSFMSLIPSGAVIVSAGVIYAIFKFLARTSFAELIYAAIQTPLQHVTDSLGGVIIMSLVMSLLWWCGVHGGAICGAILTPILQSNMSANQALLDAGKKLTVNNGGHIFTQQFWDNYLCMTGAGIVFGLVIYMTFFAKSTSLKELGKLSLLPNIFNINEPIIFGTPIVMNLYLLVPFLIFPMFVGIASYLLMQVGILPLFSGVMVPWTTPPIVSGFLIGGWRTALWQLVIILLSAVVYWPFIKKYDQILFAQQQAKA, from the coding sequence ATGAAAACGTTTGTTAATCAAAAATTAGTTCCTAACGTCATGAAATTCACAAATACGAAAGTTATTCGTGCATTAAAAGATGGCATGATGTTTGTGTTACCGTTTTTAATTATTGGGTCGTTGTTCTTGCTGTTAGCTAATTTGCCCGTTCCGGTGATCGCAAAGTGGATTACGCACAGCGGTTGGAGTGATGTGTTTAATCAGATTTATCAATCTTCGTTTTCATTAATGGCCATCTTTGCCGTGGTGGGCATTGCATATACGTATATCAAAAATGAACAAATAACTTCAGCTTTTTCGGGTAGTTTAGCGTCGTTAGGCGCGTTTATTATGTTGCTTCCATCCAGTGTTAAGGCTAAAAGTGGTGAACAAATCCCCAATATTATTTCTAAAACTTGGACCGCGGGTCAAGGGATGATTTGTGCCATTATTATTGGTTTAGCAGGTGGTTTTATTTACAGTTTTTGTGTCAAAAAAGATTGGCGGATTAAATTACCCGAAGGTGTGCCACCCGCAGTTGCCAATTCATTTATGTCATTGATTCCTAGTGGGGCCGTGATTGTTAGTGCAGGTGTGATTTATGCCATCTTTAAATTTTTAGCACGAACCAGTTTTGCCGAACTCATTTATGCCGCAATTCAAACTCCATTGCAACACGTCACGGACTCGTTAGGCGGCGTAATTATTATGTCCTTGGTAATGTCTTTGTTGTGGTGGTGTGGTGTGCATGGTGGTGCCATCTGTGGCGCTATTTTGACCCCGATTTTGCAATCGAATATGTCAGCCAATCAAGCGTTATTGGATGCTGGTAAAAAATTAACGGTTAATAACGGCGGACATATTTTTACGCAACAGTTTTGGGATAATTATCTTTGTATGACCGGTGCGGGGATTGTCTTTGGCTTAGTAATTTATATGACTTTTTTTGCGAAATCAACTTCACTCAAAGAATTAGGCAAATTGTCCTTGTTGCCAAATATCTTCAATATTAATGAACCAATTATTTTTGGGACACCCATTGTGATGAATCTCTATTTATTAGTGCCGTTCCTGATTTTTCCAATGTTTGTGGGGATTGCGAGTTATTTGCTGATGCAAGTCGGGATTTTGCCGTTATTTTCGGGCGTGATGGTACCGTGGACGACGCCGCCGATTGTCTCCGGCTTTTTGATTGGCGGGTGGCGGACAGCTCTTTGGCAATTGGTCATTATTTTATTGTCAGCAGTCGTTTATTGGCCTTTTATCAAAAAATATGATCAAATTTTATTCGCACAACAGCAAGCAAAAGCTTGA
- a CDS encoding 6-phospho-beta-glucosidase, translating into MLDKNFLWGGAVAANQYEGAWNVDGKGISVADVMTKGSVNQPRQITDDVLHHQEYPNHLGIDFYHHYQEEIKLMAEMGFKCFRLSIAWSRIFPHGDEDKPNEAGLAFYDRVFAECWKYQMEPVVTLSHFEMPFYLAKHYGGWRNRKMIDFFLKFATTCFQRYQSKVKYWMTFNEINNLIDTDDPFNAWTGAGVLYQEDENVEQTMYQISHYQFVASALAVQAAKKISADNQVGCMLHFGPIYPASSQPLDQMASVKAMDRRFFFSDVQVRGAYPDYVKQLWKRHHLQLDITADDLATLHRGCVDYIGFSYYKSSVAEFDSKTDFKEKPNPHVSKSDWGWAIDPVGLRYILNVAYERYQKPLFIVENGLGAYDKLENNQVNDDYRIQYLQAHVVQMLKAIELDGVQVLGYTPWAAIDIVSASTGEMAKRYGLIYVNLPEVQQGKAGIYRKKSFAWYQKVIATNGECLADKVR; encoded by the coding sequence ATGTTAGATAAAAATTTTTTATGGGGTGGTGCGGTTGCCGCTAATCAATATGAAGGTGCTTGGAATGTTGATGGCAAAGGTATCAGTGTGGCTGATGTGATGACTAAAGGCAGTGTCAATCAACCACGTCAAATTACGGATGATGTGCTGCATCATCAAGAATATCCGAATCATTTGGGAATTGATTTTTATCATCATTATCAAGAAGAAATTAAATTGATGGCTGAAATGGGCTTCAAATGTTTTCGCTTAAGTATTGCCTGGTCGCGGATTTTTCCGCATGGTGATGAGGATAAACCTAATGAAGCAGGCTTGGCTTTTTATGATCGAGTATTTGCGGAGTGCTGGAAATATCAAATGGAACCGGTCGTGACTTTGTCACACTTTGAAATGCCGTTTTATTTGGCCAAACATTATGGTGGTTGGCGTAATCGAAAAATGATTGATTTTTTTCTAAAATTTGCCACAACGTGTTTTCAAAGATATCAGAGCAAGGTTAAATATTGGATGACTTTTAATGAAATCAATAATCTGATTGATACCGATGACCCGTTTAATGCTTGGACAGGGGCAGGGGTTTTGTATCAAGAAGACGAAAATGTTGAGCAAACGATGTATCAGATTAGTCATTATCAGTTTGTCGCTAGTGCATTGGCGGTACAGGCGGCCAAAAAAATTTCTGCAGATAATCAAGTTGGTTGTATGTTACATTTTGGTCCGATTTATCCAGCTAGTAGTCAACCATTAGATCAGATGGCCAGTGTTAAGGCGATGGATCGGCGTTTTTTCTTTAGTGATGTCCAAGTTCGAGGAGCTTATCCGGATTATGTTAAACAATTATGGAAACGTCATCATTTACAATTAGATATTACTGCCGATGATTTGGCAACTTTGCACCGGGGTTGCGTTGATTATATCGGTTTTAGTTACTACAAATCTTCTGTTGCTGAGTTTGATTCGAAAACTGATTTTAAGGAAAAACCAAATCCTCATGTTTCCAAAAGTGATTGGGGTTGGGCCATTGATCCGGTAGGATTACGCTATATTTTGAATGTTGCATATGAGCGTTATCAAAAACCGTTATTTATTGTGGAAAATGGTTTAGGAGCTTATGACAAGTTAGAAAATAATCAAGTGAATGATGATTATCGAATTCAATATTTGCAAGCACATGTAGTGCAAATGCTCAAAGCAATTGAGTTGGATGGTGTGCAAGTTCTCGGATATACGCCTTGGGCAGCAATTGATATTGTGAGTGCGTCTACCGGAGAAATGGCAAAGCGTTATGGCCTTATTTATGTGAATTTACCAGAAGTTCAACAAGGAAAAGCGGGCATTTATCGTAAAAAATCTTTTGCATGGTACCAAAAGGTGATCGCAACCAATGGGGAATGTTTAGCAGACAAAGTGAGGTAG
- a CDS encoding MurR/RpiR family transcriptional regulator, whose translation MIINKLLENVTLTGQEQAVLQFIHNNPQRVLGMTVKELAKASFVSPSTIVRLCQKAGVSGYTEFKYKLAMELPTMLELDQDLNIQPFRGDETPRTILNHVENFHRQSLNYTKQLFNPETLERVARLINEAQRVEIYGDGLNYPLAQIFCLNFQEIGVDAQAYDALNLMHAKTFAHQSNQPLAFILTHTGNNVHMYHIGEQLAQENYKLVVVCDSVKRDICRLCDETIVIMTTKNTIKLSNIVYVSSLQYLFDVLMSLKMVDNYQQIMKISQTVDQEKSD comes from the coding sequence ATGATTATCAATAAATTATTGGAAAATGTTACATTGACAGGTCAAGAACAAGCAGTCCTGCAATTTATCCACAACAATCCTCAAAGAGTGCTGGGAATGACAGTAAAGGAATTGGCCAAAGCCAGTTTTGTCAGTCCTTCAACTATTGTCCGACTATGTCAAAAAGCTGGCGTCAGTGGTTACACGGAATTTAAATATAAGTTGGCGATGGAATTACCTACCATGTTGGAACTGGACCAGGATTTGAATATTCAACCATTTCGAGGAGATGAAACACCAAGAACGATTTTAAATCATGTAGAAAATTTTCATCGACAATCCTTGAATTATACGAAGCAATTATTTAATCCGGAAACCTTGGAGCGTGTGGCACGATTAATTAATGAGGCACAACGTGTTGAAATCTATGGTGATGGCTTGAATTACCCTTTGGCACAAATATTTTGTTTAAATTTTCAAGAAATTGGTGTTGATGCTCAAGCTTACGACGCCTTGAACTTAATGCATGCCAAGACTTTTGCGCACCAATCAAATCAACCACTGGCGTTTATTTTGACGCATACAGGTAATAATGTGCATATGTATCATATTGGTGAGCAACTAGCACAAGAAAATTATAAATTGGTAGTAGTTTGTGATTCTGTCAAACGTGATATCTGTCGTTTATGTGATGAAACAATTGTGATTATGACAACTAAAAATACTATTAAATTAAGTAATATTGTGTATGTTTCTTCACTCCAATATTTATTTGATGTCTTGATGTCATTAAAAATGGTGGACAATTACCAACAAATTATGAAAATTTCTCAAACTGTTGATCAAGAAAAGAGTGATTAG
- a CDS encoding choloylglycine hydrolase family protein, with protein sequence MTTKDQKHFLSRTMDFMMEMAQQVVFVPKNKTFAAAYSDPQTVTTKHAFLGMGDLQNDVPITFDGVNDEGLMGATLYFPGYCSYQDAATDHTWAVSPDKVISVVLGEATTLADVKKLFQEQITIVNDANPTLNAVSPLHYIFSDSTGASLIVEPQADGMHIIDNSVGVMTNSPDYHWHETNLRNYLAVTPKQHDDVEFLGKTLKPFSQGSGTFGLPGDYTPVSRFVRTAFMKNNVEPAEDENAGVTLAHHVLEPVSIPRGIVVTPDKTFDYTCYSAYICAESRSYYYSTYVNQRINCVRLTPELMQETDYRLFKVQPDEDINYLN encoded by the coding sequence ATGACCACTAAAGATCAAAAGCATTTTTTATCACGAACAATGGATTTCATGATGGAGATGGCCCAACAAGTAGTGTTTGTCCCCAAGAATAAGACTTTCGCCGCAGCGTACAGCGATCCCCAAACGGTCACCACTAAGCACGCCTTTTTAGGAATGGGCGATCTGCAAAATGACGTGCCAATTACGTTTGATGGTGTGAACGATGAAGGCTTAATGGGGGCAACGCTTTATTTTCCTGGCTATTGTAGCTATCAAGATGCCGCAACAGATCATACTTGGGCAGTTTCGCCAGACAAAGTTATTTCTGTTGTGCTGGGTGAAGCAACGACTTTGGCAGACGTCAAAAAATTGTTTCAGGAACAAATTACGATTGTTAATGATGCCAATCCTACATTAAATGCTGTTTCACCACTGCATTATATTTTTTCTGACAGTACTGGCGCTAGTTTAATTGTCGAACCTCAAGCGGACGGTATGCACATTATTGATAATTCGGTGGGTGTGATGACTAACAGTCCTGATTATCATTGGCACGAAACGAATTTGCGCAATTATCTCGCCGTAACTCCCAAGCAACATGATGATGTGGAGTTTCTCGGTAAGACTTTGAAGCCTTTTAGCCAAGGATCGGGTACTTTCGGTTTGCCCGGTGATTACACCCCGGTTAGTCGTTTTGTGCGGACTGCTTTCATGAAAAACAATGTGGAGCCTGCCGAAGACGAGAACGCTGGTGTAACTTTAGCTCATCACGTTTTAGAACCTGTCAGCATTCCTCGCGGCATCGTGGTGACACCTGATAAAACGTTTGATTACACTTGTTACAGTGCTTACATTTGTGCAGAATCGCGCAGTTACTACTATTCAACTTATGTTAATCAACGTATCAATTGCGTGCGTTTAACACCAGAATTGATGCAAGAAACGGATTATCGTTTGTTCAAAGTCCAACCAGATGAGGATATTAATTACCTCAATTAA
- a CDS encoding MDR family MFS transporter: protein MKRAQTIDLKWLLLGTLVTSIAMSFIWPLNTIYMHETLHQSLVTAAIVLCINQIATMLGNLVGGRLFDHWDPYYTMLLGVSMSVVALGGLILWHGWPSYAVLITLAGFANGISATCENSFATHVTKRPASYVFNATYFMLNLGIVIGTAVVGYILPLGIQVVFAVAVLTQIVFLFVVYRFYRIQISTAKNQNAKASTRPRGYELKILGALIAVLCAWLVYTQWQSNLSTFMVSQGYQVKDYSLLWTFNAIVIVIYQPFITHFDHFLMTHLRARLNVGLILFIGSFVFLLGNRQYIGYFVAMGILTLGEILLYPGISSWVAAKTPPQMSGYFQSQVQMFTAAGKALGPIFGAVVISQLNYHWLFALCIVVLIVAFGCFNVISNHWRKNK from the coding sequence ATGAAACGAGCACAAACCATTGACTTGAAATGGTTGCTATTGGGAACTTTAGTAACGAGTATTGCGATGAGCTTTATTTGGCCATTGAATACGATTTATATGCACGAAACGCTTCATCAAAGTTTAGTAACGGCGGCCATTGTGTTATGTATTAATCAAATTGCGACAATGTTGGGTAATCTGGTTGGTGGTCGCTTATTTGACCATTGGGATCCGTATTATACGATGTTGTTAGGCGTTAGTATGAGCGTTGTAGCCTTAGGCGGGTTGATTTTGTGGCATGGTTGGCCTAGTTACGCTGTTTTAATTACTTTGGCCGGTTTTGCGAATGGGATTAGTGCTACTTGTGAGAATTCATTCGCGACACATGTGACGAAGCGGCCAGCCAGTTATGTCTTTAACGCTACTTATTTTATGTTAAATTTGGGCATTGTGATTGGCACGGCGGTGGTCGGCTATATTTTGCCATTGGGAATTCAGGTGGTGTTTGCTGTCGCGGTGTTGACGCAAATTGTCTTTTTATTTGTGGTTTATCGTTTTTATCGAATTCAGATTTCGACTGCTAAAAATCAAAACGCAAAAGCTTCAACACGTCCGCGGGGTTATGAATTAAAGATCTTGGGTGCTTTAATTGCCGTATTATGTGCTTGGCTGGTTTATACACAATGGCAAAGTAATCTGTCAACTTTTATGGTGAGTCAAGGCTATCAGGTCAAAGATTATAGTTTACTTTGGACCTTTAACGCAATTGTGATTGTCATTTACCAGCCGTTTATAACGCATTTTGATCACTTTTTGATGACGCATTTGCGAGCGCGGTTAAACGTTGGTTTGATACTCTTTATTGGTTCGTTTGTCTTTTTGTTGGGCAATCGTCAATATATTGGTTATTTTGTTGCGATGGGAATTTTGACCTTGGGCGAAATTCTGTTGTATCCCGGCATCTCTAGTTGGGTGGCGGCCAAAACTCCGCCGCAAATGAGTGGTTATTTTCAAAGCCAAGTTCAGATGTTTACAGCAGCTGGGAAAGCACTCGGACCGATTTTTGGTGCAGTAGTAATTAGTCAATTAAATTATCATTGGCTGTTTGCTTTGTGTATTGTAGTGCTTATTGTAGCTTTTGGATGTTTTAACGTAATTTCTAATCATTGGCGCAAAAATAAATAA
- the menC gene encoding o-succinylbenzoate synthase, with the protein MQIKKLKLLPINLSLKQPFASAHETMRQRPVTLVALGDELGNWGYGEIEAFATPFYTAETQVTSCYILQNFLWPLIKEQEYSDPRQLWQMMQAVKANHFAKAAIDMAVWDLTAKRLHQSLAALLAEVSGITGRQQVPVGVSVGLHDLPQTVQAVRKAQIAGYSRIKIKVNGNQDLQRIAQLRQQLPDFNLTLDANGSLTMTPTLAPEIDRLHLTFIEDPFSPVAWGQSWQLQSEMQTPLCFDEPIVDVKMALDAMQLEQCQIVSVKLAVLGGLTPVLQLLQAQQQQHFLMWCGGMLEGGIGRAANLALASLSNFNFPGDLSANARYYDQDYTESLTFAHGQLLVPDAWGLGVELLPKYQTLLAQQPILD; encoded by the coding sequence ATGCAAATTAAGAAACTAAAATTATTGCCGATCAATTTATCCTTAAAACAACCTTTTGCTTCGGCACATGAAACGATGCGTCAACGGCCAGTGACTTTAGTAGCACTGGGTGATGAACTGGGCAATTGGGGTTATGGAGAAATTGAAGCTTTTGCGACACCATTTTACACGGCCGAAACGCAAGTAACTTCCTGTTACATTTTACAAAATTTTTTGTGGCCCTTAATTAAAGAACAAGAATATTCTGACCCGCGTCAGCTTTGGCAAATGATGCAAGCAGTCAAAGCTAATCATTTTGCTAAAGCTGCTATTGATATGGCGGTGTGGGATTTGACGGCAAAAAGGTTGCATCAGAGTTTGGCAGCTTTATTAGCCGAAGTTAGTGGGATTACTGGACGCCAGCAAGTTCCGGTGGGGGTTAGTGTGGGGCTGCACGATTTACCTCAAACAGTACAAGCGGTTCGAAAAGCGCAAATTGCCGGTTATTCGCGGATTAAAATAAAAGTGAATGGCAATCAAGATTTGCAGCGGATTGCGCAATTACGCCAGCAGTTGCCTGATTTTAATTTGACTTTAGATGCAAATGGTAGTTTGACGATGACACCAACGTTAGCCCCAGAAATTGACCGTTTGCATTTAACTTTCATTGAAGATCCATTTTCACCGGTAGCTTGGGGCCAAAGTTGGCAATTACAATCCGAAATGCAAACGCCCTTGTGCTTTGATGAACCGATTGTGGATGTAAAAATGGCCTTAGATGCGATGCAATTAGAGCAATGTCAAATTGTCAGTGTCAAATTGGCAGTCTTAGGTGGTCTAACCCCCGTGTTACAGTTACTTCAAGCGCAACAACAGCAGCATTTTTTGATGTGGTGTGGCGGTATGTTAGAAGGTGGCATCGGTCGAGCTGCTAATTTGGCCTTAGCTAGTTTGTCTAATTTTAATTTCCCGGGTGATTTATCGGCCAATGCCCGTTATTATGATCAGGATTATACGGAAAGCCTAACTTTTGCACACGGCCAATTATTGGTGCCGGATGCATGGGGGTTAGGTGTTGAGTTATTACCAAAGTATCAAACTTTACTAGCACAACAACCAATTTTAGATTAA
- the menH gene encoding 2-succinyl-6-hydroxy-2,4-cyclohexadiene-1-carboxylate synthase, translating into MQVKIGKHTFFVQKSGQGQPHWVFWHGFMGSGHDFAQISEKLPGTCWTVDLLGHGQTNKVASAAPYQMAQQIAQLAALLQTLVGTQAINLVGYSMGGRLALGYALMYPEHIENLILESSTAGLKTPQQRQQRQQHDALLAQKLRTEPLVQFVDAWEQLPLFESQKQLPTQLQVRIRQQRLAQDPLALAASLEGMGTGTMPNFWPRLQNLRVPVTLIAGQKDVKFQRLTAQMAHQLPIVQRLVVANAGHNVHLEQPQIYQMILERLVHAN; encoded by the coding sequence ATGCAAGTTAAGATTGGAAAACACACCTTTTTTGTACAAAAAAGTGGTCAGGGCCAACCGCATTGGGTCTTTTGGCATGGTTTTATGGGCAGTGGGCACGATTTTGCCCAAATTAGTGAAAAACTGCCAGGCACATGTTGGACTGTCGATTTATTAGGACATGGTCAGACCAATAAAGTGGCTTCTGCAGCCCCGTATCAAATGGCACAGCAAATAGCACAGTTAGCAGCATTGTTGCAAACACTAGTCGGAACACAAGCCATTAATTTAGTTGGTTATTCAATGGGCGGACGCTTAGCTTTGGGTTATGCCTTGATGTATCCAGAGCACATCGAAAATTTAATTTTGGAAAGTAGTACCGCTGGGTTGAAAACACCACAGCAACGCCAACAGCGACAGCAACATGATGCTTTATTGGCACAAAAATTGCGGACTGAACCGTTAGTTCAATTCGTGGATGCTTGGGAACAATTACCGTTGTTCGAATCACAAAAACAGTTACCTACACAGTTGCAAGTTCGAATTCGACAGCAACGTTTAGCTCAAGATCCGTTAGCGTTAGCCGCAAGTTTAGAGGGAATGGGCACGGGCACGATGCCGAATTTTTGGCCACGTCTGCAAAATTTGCGAGTACCAGTTACTTTAATTGCTGGACAAAAAGATGTGAAATTTCAACGTTTAACAGCTCAAATGGCGCACCAATTGCCGATTGTTCAACGCTTAGTCGTGGCCAACGCTGGGCACAATGTTCATTTAGAGCAGCCGCAGATTTATCAGATGATTTTGGAGCGGTTAGTCCATGCAAATTAA